A window of the Fusarium poae strain DAOMC 252244 chromosome 3, whole genome shotgun sequence genome harbors these coding sequences:
- a CDS encoding hypothetical protein (SECRETED:SignalP(1-19)), with translation MRFQASFAAILAAAATASAHSVAEKAHGFAAGVTGGEGKAITPATAEKLAELTPRAIYPIASQQDCDDEPATQAPAPTAVADCDEEPNYDSEYASKPATPKATDAAVKPVVPKETTKPVVPKETTSQADCDEEPNYDSEYASKPATPKETAAATKPAAPKDTAIQVDCDEEPEYSESESKPVAPKETIKPVTPKDTTSQADCDEEPDYDSKPTVPKETAAATNPVAPTETAAQVDCDEEPDYNSKPEAPKQSGAATPVADCDEEPEPTVKAEPKPTASQKDCDEEDETVGAAAEDTPAKESSSSGSSTVQMYGQCGGANFTGSTKCAAGSSCKKVNEYYSQCLSHSRVRRYMHTYVEDEATQP, from the coding sequence ATGCGCTTTCAAGCTTCTTTCGCGGCCATtttggctgctgctgctactgCTTCTGCTCACTCCGTCGCTGAAAAGGCGCACGGTTTCGCTGCTGGTGTTACTGGCGGTGAGGGCAAGGCTATTACTCCCGCTACCGCTGAGAAGCTCGCTGAGCTTACTCCTCGTGCCATTTACCCTATTGCCTCTCAGCAGGATTGTGATGACGAGCCCGCTACCCAAGCTCCTGCACCCACTGCTGTTGCCGACTGTGATGAGGAGCCTAACTATGACTCTGAGTACGCTTCCAAGCCTGCTACTCCCAAGGCGACTGATGCTGCGGTAAAGCCTGTTGTTCCCAAGGAGACAACAAAGCCTGTCGTCCCTAAGGAGACCACCTCTCAGGCTGATTGTGACGAGGAGCCCAACTACGACTCTGAGTACGCTTCCAAGCCTGCTACTCCCAAGGAGACTGCAGCTGCAACAAAGCCTGCAGCTCCCAAAGATACCGCTATTCAAGTCGACTGCGATGAGGAGCCTGAGTACTCCGAGTCTGAGTCTAAGCCTGTTGCCCCCAAGGAGACTATCAAGCCTGTCACTCCCAAGGACACCACCTCTCAGGCTGACTGCGACGAGGAGCCCGATTATGACTCCAAGCCTACTGTTCCCAAGGAGACTGCGGCTGCGACCAATCCCGTGGCTCCTACAGAGACCGCTGCTCAAGTCGACTGCGACGAGGAGCCCGACTACAACTCCAAGCCTGAAGCTCCCAAGCAATCCGGGGCTGCCACTCCTGTCGCTGATTGTGACGAAGAGCCTGAGCCTACTGTCAAGGCTGAACCCAAGCCTACTGCTTCCCAGAAGGACTgcgatgaggaggatgagacTGTCGGGGCTGCTGCCGAGGACACTCCCGCCAAGGAGTCCTCTTCCAGCGGATCCTCTACTGTGCAGATGTATGGCCAGTGTGGTGGTGCCAACTTTACCGGATCCACCAAGTGCGCTGCTGGTAGCTCTTGCAAGAAGGTCAACGAGTACTACTCACAGTGCCTCAGCCATAGCCGTGTTCGTCGTTACATGCACACTTACGTCGAGGATGAGGCTACTCAGCCTTAA
- the CEL74A gene encoding Xyloglucanase (SECRETED:SignalP(1-16)) codes for MKLLSLIFASASVVQAALKWQNVRMGGGGGFVPGIEFHPNAKGVAYARTDIGGLYRLNPDDSWTPITDNTATDSTWNRWGIDAVALDANNPNKVLTAVGMYTSNWDPNNGAIGISNDKGATWSFTELPFKVGGNMPGRGMGERLAVDPKNSKIIYFGARSGNGLWRSTDSGKSFSKVTSFTNVGTYIPDPSDGSGYNSDIQGLAFVTFDSTSSLINGATSRIFVGVADKKTASVYVTTDAGKTWKPVAGQPKEYLPHKCQFQAKEKALYLSYSDGSGPYDGSSGAVYRYDIAADTWKDITPPGNIYHGFGGLALDKKKPGTLVVAALNSWYPDVQFFRSTDSGKTWSTIWNYNAQGNLDYHYSISTPKAPWIYKNFISVDTKRLGWMVEALAIDPFDSNHWLYATGLTVYGGHDLTKWDTEHNVTIESLADGIEEFAVLDVKSVPGGSELLSAVGDDSGFTFANKGVLNKAPQSAWDNPMFTTSVSVDYAGNKVGNVVRAGNTEGDAPQAALSTDGGKSWKAHSGTATGQAGGSIAYSADGDVVLWSTEKKGVLRSGKEASFSSVSSLPSGSIIASDKRDNDFFYGASGSTFYVSNNTASTFSKAGSLGSANSIRDIAVHPTKAGEVWVSTDIGIFRSTNFGESFSKIESSLTKTEQIALGRGSGSNWNVYAFGTGSAGRKLYGSSDMAKTWTDLQGSMGFGAVDGARLAGSGNEAGLVYVGTNGRGVFWAQGAI; via the exons ACAGATATTGGAGGACTGTATCGCCTCAACCCAGATGACTCCTGGACTCCTATAACTGATAACACTGCTACAGACTCGACATG GAATCGTTGGGGTATTGATGCCGTGGCTCTGGATGCTAACAATCCAAACAAGGTTCTCACTGCAGTTGGCATGTATACAAGCAACTG GGACCCCAACAATGGAGCCATCGGTATTAGCAATGACAAAGGCGCGACATGGTCCTTCACTGAACTGCCCTTCAAAGTCGGCGGCAACATGCCTGGCCGTGGAATGGGTGAACGACTTGCTGTTGACCCCAAGAACTCCAAGATCATTTACTTTGGCGCCCGAAGTGGCAATGGTCTTTGGAGGAGCACAGACTCTGGCAAGAGTTTCTCCAAAGTCACTTCCTTCACCAACGTGGGCACTTACATCCCTGACCCCAGCGATGGATCCGGATACAACAGCGACATTCAGGGTTTGGCTTTTGTCACTTTTgactcaacttcttctctgATCAACGGAGCCACGTCAAGAATATTTGTCGGTGTGGCGGACAAGAAAACTGCTTCTGTCTACGTTACTACAGATGCTGGTAAGACGTGGAAGCCAGTTGCGGGCCAACCTAAGGAATATCTTCCCCACAAATGTCAATTCCAGGCCAAGGAAAAGGCACTTTACTTGTCTTACAGCGATGGATCAGGACCTTATGATGGTAGTTCTGGTGCAGTATACCGCTACGATATTGCTGCGGACACATGGAAAGACATTACACCACCTGGAAACATCTATCATGGTTTTGGTGGTCTGGCacttgacaagaagaaaCCTGGAACTCTCGTCGTCGCCGCGCTAAACTCTTGGTACCCCGATGTTCAATTCTTCCGATCTACAGACTCGGGAAAAACATGGTCCACAATTTGGAACTACAACGCTCAAGGTAATCTCGACTACCACTACAGCATCTCCACACCAAAAGCACCCTGGATCTACAAGAACTTTATATCTGTCGACACTAAGCGCTTGGGGTGGATGGTCGAGGCTTTGGCTATTGATCCTTTTGACAGTAACCACTGGTTGTACGCCACTGGTCTTACTGTCTATGGTGGACATGATCTTACCAAGTGGGATACTGAGCACAACGTCACCATTGAGTCCTTGGCAGATGGTATTGAGGAATTCGCTGTGCTGGATGTCAAGTCTGTCCCTGGTGGTAGTGAACTTCTCTCTGCTGTAGGTGATGACAGTGGATTTACCTTTGCAAACAAGGGTGTACTTAACAAGGCACCTCAATCTGCTTGGGATAACCCCATGTTTACAACCTCTGTCAGTGTTGACTACGCTGGAAACAAGGTCGGTAACGTTGTTCGAGCAGGTAACACAGAGGGCGACGCGCCCCAAGCCGCCTTGTCCACCGATGGAGGTAAATCATGGAAGGCTCACAGTGGTACCGCCACTGGTCAGGCTGGTGGCTCAATCGCTTACTCTGCAGATGGAGATGTTGTCCTCTGGTCAACTGAGAAAAAGGGCGTGTTGAGATCCGGGAAAGAAGCATCCTTCTCTTCCGTATCCAGCCTTCCATCTGGATCAATCATTGCCAGTGACAAGCGAGACAATGACTTCTTCTACGGTGCCTCAGGATCAACATTCTACGTTTCCAACAACACTGCATCAACCTTTTCCAAAGCTGGATCCCTAGGATCCGCGAATTCCATCCGTGACATCGCAGTGCATCCTACAAAAGCAGGAGAAGTCTGGGTCTCTACCGACATCGGCATCTTCCGCAGTACCAACTTTGGCGAGTCCTTCTCCAAGATTGAGTCTTCCTTGACCAAGACGGAGCAGATTGCTCTTGGTCGCGGTTCTGGAAGTAACTGGAACGTGTATGCTTTTGGTACAGGATCTGCTGGACGAAAGCTATACGGTAGTTCTGATATGGCAAAGACATGGACTGATCTTCAAGGATCTATGGGCTTTGGGGCTGTTGATGGTGCAAGATTGGCTGGCAGTGGGAACGAAGCTGGATTGGTGTATGTTGGGACAAATGGTCGTGGTGTATTCTGGGCGCAAGGGGCGATCTAA